A window of Malania oleifera isolate guangnan ecotype guangnan chromosome 2, ASM2987363v1, whole genome shotgun sequence genomic DNA:
GCACCAAATAAACAAGACCCAAGCCACCCTCCGATTTAGCCATACAAGCCACCCTTCCCCCCACACCCACCCCCCCCAAACCCAACTCGGCAAATGATGCCTAACACCCCTCACCAAAGGAAATCTCTCATGATTCTCTCGATCTTACTAGCCACCCCTataggaattttgaaaatataccaAAAAATTTagtgagatactagaaagaaaaGCTTGGATGAGAGTAATCCTACCTCTTAAAGGGGGGAAAAAAAATCATCCTTCCAATCATCTAATTGCCTAGACACTCTCTCGACAAGAAGTTCTCAAAAACTAGCAGATCTAGGATTACCCCCCAAAGGCACTCCTAGATAGGATAACGGCCAATCCAAAGCAATGCAACCTACGAGGCTAATACCCTACCATGCTCCTCCGAAAAATTAATAGTGGCAATACTGCTCTTCCCTAAGTTGatcttaagccctaaaaccctttcaaaaatatgaaGAAGCCCCAGAATATTTGAAAAGGATGACCTATGATCCTCTAAGAAGAAGATAGTATCATTAGCAAACTGAAGATGCAAAATCATTACCTCCTCCCTCCCTACttgcaagcctttcactaaacctctaacCACAGCTCTATCAACCATCCTACTCAAGGAATCTTACAACTAAGACAAACAAAAAAGGGGAGAGAGGGTCTCCCTGTCTAAGCCCCTTCGTAGCTCTAAAGCTCCCCTTTTCACTAATGCCCAGTAAAACACATCAGACATACACCCTTTCATACACCTCCGCCATCTCTCCAAAAAACTTCTTCATTAAAAGTCTTATCCAAGAAATTCCAACTCACCCTATAGTAGATTATCAGTGATAGGCATTCAGTTATATTTTGTAAGGGacgcttaaaaaaaaaaaaaaaaaaataggctgCATAAAATAAGCATGTTTAGgatatttgaataaatttagcGTAGCATTGTCTATCCTATGGCAGTGAAAATTGCAAAACATTAAAACATTAAATTGAAGATGAGGAAAGTTGAGTTTAGTACATACCTCGTATAGGTAAAAACCAAaactcaacaaaaaaaaaaaaaaaacacacacacccacacacaaaaacacaaaaaatgtaACACAAGATTTGGCATTCAATAAGGatctatttaaaattatattatttttattaatcgtCTTATTAAACGCGAATTAAGCGAAGTTTGATATGGATAAGATTAAATTTTACTTTTTTGTacacaatttaattttttttctatgaaCAATATTAAAGCGAGTAAATGTCACTACAGAACATGCTAAATTCTCTCAAGAGTTGTTTGTAATCATATATTTTGCCCTTAAGTCATTGGATCAAAATTATAAAGAGGGAAATGCATTTTCTTTTGGTTTAAGCAAGtgattttaaaatgtaaaatttttagTAACAAAATCTTTAGATGGATGTTGTTAGTGTCCTCCATCTTCACAccattttatcaaaatcttgTGTAAAATTAGGCCTTTTTTATTTGATATTCCTGTGGAAGAAAGTTTTATTTTATGAGCAATCcataaatatgatatttataataGCATCATTGCCTAAGGTAGGCCCAAATAAGAGTATTTTTATATAAACAAATTTAGAAAAGATTTTTATCAATTATAATATTATACTAAAGGTAGGCCCAAATAAGAGTATTTTTGCATAACAGGTCCAGTGTCATAACTATGGATCGGTAAAAGTATCCCATGCTTGTACAGAGTTCAGATGTGTGCGAGTTCACCAAGTTCATATTCAAGAATGGCAGTTGGCTGTATTCTCTATCTAAGCCTCAGTGCTCTTTGATTTCATGGggataaaagaaaaataataattgcaTTCGAAAGGAGGAGAATGTTTTTTCTTGGCATGACATTTGGTGTGGCAAGTGCCTGCTCAGCAAAAAATACCCTTCTATCTTCAGGCTGGCTTGTGAAAAAGATGCCCTTACTAGCCAATACCTTGAACTCACTAATCATGAGATATTCTGGAATATTCCCCTGCCAATACCTTGAACTTGCTAATGTGTTCTATTGAGAAATTGATAATTTGAAATAATTCTACACCAGCCTTTATAAAATCCAACACCAAAACAAGCCAAGCGAACCTTGAATGAAGATGAGAGTTTTATGTTCAGATCCTACAATAAACATCTCATTTCTCCGACAGAAAACAGCAGCAAATTCCCTTGGAAACTCATTTGTAAAAATACAGCACCCACATAGGTTGCTTTCTTCGCATGGGTGGCAAATCTCAGAAAATTTCTTACTGTTAACAACGTCCAGAAAAAGGGCTTAAATCTCGTTAATGGGAGCTACTAGTTGAGTGCATTCTCTTCTATTGCTCCTGGACTAGAAATTTTTGGAACTTGCCTATTCCCCTGATCAAGCAGAAGTGGTCACTGCTAAAACTGTGGAGGGTGAGCTATGGGCTTGGCAAGGTATACACTCCAGTAAGGAAGAAGGCTCCTTCCCTCATCCCCCTGGCCTTTTTTTGGTTGGTGTAGAGGGAAAGAAAATGGAGAGCTTTTGAGGATTAGCTTTGCCTCTTGTGTTGTCAAGGATCGTTGGTTAACTATGGTATCTAATTGGCATAGTGGGATGGTTGCAAGGAATATTAATGTAATCCTTGATTGTTTTTACACCCTAGAGTGAGGGGATGTTAGTTATACTTATATAGTTGTACTTTCACTGTAATTGGGTGGCATCCCATTGATGCCATTCAATAAAATTCttttgctaataataataataattgttagaAGAAAATAGGTTATTTTCGCAATTATGTTATGTGAGTGGGGTTTACTGtcctaaatcttttttattcttattaatatACAAGACagcagacctggagctgtacaTAAGGCTCCAGGAaaattgcaaaatttttttttaactcctCTTCATCTCTAACCTCAAGTGCTGCATTTTCTTCCTTCAATCTTCAATTTATTTCAGATTTACAACaaggtatcagagccaagttctCTCTTCTTCCTCAGCTCCTCTCCTTTTTTTCTCCCTTGTCAACCCTTAAAAAGTAGAGAacttatttttttcctaatttgaCAGTAATTTGGGGTTTCTTTTCTTTCTCCTCTCAGCCGTAAGCCACTCTTCTGGGTGTTGTGCTGCTCGTGGTAGCTCATTCATATACAGAAGGGACCCTACTATTCTTGCAGACTGCTGTTGCTGTTCTAATGTTTCATGCTGCTATGATGTAGTTTCTGTTTTCATGCATGCCTATGCTTCTAGCTGCTGCCAAGTTGGTTGTGGAGTCTACTTTTTATGTGTTTGTCGTGCTTCATTGTGATCTGCCTTGTTCTGTGCGGTCAAAATGTGCTCTTCTCTGCTCTGTGTGCTCAAAGCCAACTTTGACAGGATGAGTAAGTATTTATGTTTGTAATTCCTCCTAAGATACTGTAACATCAGTTCTGTGATCGTAGCTTCCTGAGAGTTCTGGAACTTCTAAGATCTACAGTGTTGTACAATGTCTGGGTGTGAGTGCAGTTCTGTGTGAGGGTGTGCTGCCTGATTTTGCAGAGTTGCTGTGTTATTCATTCCTGATATTGGTGTGTGCTGATTGTAGTGTATAGGGAGCAGTTTTGATGGCCTCTACACATAACTTACATGTCATAGCCATCAAATTGGTTGGATCTATCAACTAAAATGACTCATGCTTTCGACCTATATAagaggtttttcaaatatgaccaaGAAGATAGGCTCACTTTGAGTACTATAGAACTTTGAAGGGTATGTGGGAGGAACACAACATCTAGCAACCAGTTAGCTCAGATGATTACGAGGCAAGCGGCGGAGTTTTTGACTAACATATTTTTGTACGGGTTGAGTCCTGAGCTCAACCCATTCGTGATCAAATTCTTGCCAATGAATCTATACCATCCATGAATGAAGCATATGCTATAATCTAATGTATATCAAAGACAGCTCTCGGTCTATTTTCTCAAGCTTCTTCCATGTTATAGTTCAACCATGCTTAGTACTGCCTCCAATGGTGGTAAGGGAAGCATTGAGGATGAGGACGTGGTTTGTCGTGGCAAAGGATGTGTATCAATATGAGGAGTTCATTGTGGCAATTCATGCATTTGCACACATTACAAAGGAAAACCATACTGTTGATCACTAATGGAATCTCCATGGAAACCAACTTGGGCCAATAAGCCTCTTGCCGAGGGTGATTCCACTGTTCAAACTTCAAGCGCACTTGGTCACTCCATTGGGGAGTTGTGCACATCATCTACTATGTCCTAGGAGAGGTATAGCAATATTTCCCACATGATCCAACAACTCCAAACTCAAATCTTCCTACATCTAATACTTCTGTGGCCCATTCAATTACAGCGGCGCTTCTTGCCTCTTCTCCTCTTCACCCTGGGTTATTTGATTCTAGCACCTCCTCCGTAGTCCTAATTTATATTAGTCCTTGAAACCCACTACTTTACTCTTGCTGATGGTTAAGTTACACCATTTTCTAGTCATGGCAGCATTCTTCCATTTCCTTCTATGCCTCTTTCAATTGtgttatatgtgcctaaattttCCTCAAACCTGTTACCAGTTAGTCAATTAACTGAATCTCATAACCGTTATGTAACTTTCTTTCCTTCTCATAGCATGTTATTCAAGATCTCTAGACAAAGAAAAGCATTGATGACAAGCTTGAGAAGACAGCTTGTACTATTTTGATGGTGGTGGTAGTAGATCTAGTTCTTGTACTTCCTCATTTATAACCATGGTGTTTCTCTTGCTCAGTGCCACGCTAATTTGAGTCATTTCTCTCTTCAAAAACTATAACAAGATTTTCCCATGTTCAAGTCTATTTCTCATTTTGAGTGTTCAGcatgtcagttgggaaagcatgTTTGGACATCTTTTCCATCTTGAACAGAGTCTTGTACTAAATCATTATTTTCTATTATTCGGATATTGTGATGAATTTTTTAATCTATTTACTCAATTCTACCAGGAAATAAAACCCAGTTTGGCATGAGTATTCAATCAGATAATGGAGCAGctaaaacaaaaaaaagacaTTTACTTGGCATAGCAGGGTCTCTaatatgcatgttcctaaaaaCTTTTAAAATGATGCTCTTCTTACAGCCAATTTTCTTCATGCCCTCCAATGTTCTAGGAGGACAAATTCTCCTCCATTGTGTACCCAGAAACATCCATGTTTTGTATTGTGCCTCATGCCTTTGGGTCCACATATTTTGTTCATGTTCCACATATTGGTTGGGACAAGTTCTTTCCTTGTGCTATTAAATGTGTCTTTGTAGGGTACTCAAGAACTCAAAGAGTTTACAGACATTATGGACTTGTCCCTCATGCTATTAAATGTGTCTTTGTAGGGTACTCAAGAACTCAAAGAGTTTGCCAACGTAATGATCCCCACACTCGCAGGAAATATAATAGTGTAGATGCCACCTTTTTTTAGGGGACATCTTATTTTTTTAGTGTAGGGTCCTCCTTGGATGAATCTATTTTGAGTCCATCAATCAATGATAATCCCCCCTCATGTGTTGATCCTCCTATCCCCACTGTCATCCCTCCCAACAAATCTTCTACTCTTCCAAATTGAACAACTACTAACCTAGTGAAACAATTGAAGATTTATGAATGAAGTAAAGCAAGCACAAACATTACTATCATGCAGCCACCTCTTCAAACCATCACTATTTCGAATTTTGGATCTGGAGATCCCAGTGTAACTTGGATCCGCCATGCTCATCAGAAAGTTATTCAAACATGTATTCAGCAAACCTTAGTTGCTTATCCTATTGCTCATTATGTTTCAgttcttcaccttcctagtcctaCGTGTTCTTTTGCCTTGACCATTTTCTCTGTTTCTACCCTTTCTTACATGTTGAAGCCCTTGCTAACCCTaggtggaagcatgcaatggatgtagaaataATGCCTTGACCAATTGGGGGACATCTGACTTGGATCTACTTCCTGGTAAGGAGTTGGTTAGGTGTCGTTGGGTCTAAACCATCAAATATCTTCTGTGGAACGACTTAAGACTCAATTGATTGCCAAGGGGTACACCCAAACATATGGCATTAATTATTTTGAGATCCCACTCTCCTGTTTCTCAACTAAATTCTGTTGTATTGATCTCAGTGGCAGTTAATTTTGATTGGTCCTTTTaccagttggatgtgaagaattCCTTTTTTATGGAAATTTTTAGGAAGAGGTATACATGTACCAAAAACCTAGATATGTTGCCAAGGGGGAGGATGGTAAAGTATGTACATTGCATAAGGCTATTTATGATCTTAAGCAACCTCCTCGAACCTAGTTTGACAAGTTTAGTGTGGCGGTCTTTACATTTGGCTTTATCCAGTACTAATCTAATTATTCGATCTTTGTCCACAAAACGAACAAGAATACGGTACATCTAGTATGATTATGTTGATATCATTATCACTGGCAAAATGGGATTGTAGATGTTGAACAGTGGCTTCAAGAAAAACTTTAAATCAAGGACTTTATTTCTTGGTATTTAGATTGTATGGTGTAGAAAAGGATTGAGTCTATCTCAGCAAAAATATATGCTGGACTTGCTAAGTGAGGCTGGTTTGCTAGTCTGAGTGTGAAATTGTCCATGGATGTTAACTGTTCTTTGATAATAAATGTCGATATAAGCAGTTGGTTGGCAAATTGATCTACTTGATGGTCACAAGACTTCAAGTATCTTTTGCAGTGGGCGTGAGTCagtttatggaaaatcccaaacaaccaAATTGGGATGCTATTTGTAGGATTTGACGATACCTCAAAGGCTCTCCCAACAACggtttgatatatatatgtagtaaAAACTATGGGATCATGGGTAACTCTGACGCAAATTGCGTTGACTCTATTGATGATCGAAGGTCCACTACAATGTATTTGTAAAAGGTATTCTGGTTACCCGacatagcaagaaacaaactactatAAAGAGATTTAGTGCTGAAGCAGAATCCCAAGCTATGGCTCATATTGTGAGTGAATTTATGTGGCTGAAGTTTCTTATGTTAGAGATGGGACTCTTgattaggggtgtacaaaatttactgaAAAATCAAAAACCGGACTGAAATATATTTCGGTTTGGTCTTTTAGTTTACAGTTTCAATTTCAGCTTTGAGAAAAAGAaatttggttttggttttggttctGGCCCAAAACCAagccaaaaaaattgaaaactgacTTAACAAATTAGATATTGTGTAATTATATATGATACAATGGTTAAAGGCTGTTGGCAGTCATATTCATGCTTAGTTAATGTTTTAATCTCAAATCATAATGCTTAGTGCCCTTGTTTTATAGCACAAAAATATAACAACAGCTTTTTATCTGATGATCTCTAGGAGAAATAGGCAGCCTGGGTGGCATTATATACACATGGAGAGTCTGCCCAACTCGTAGATTGTCAATGTGGAACAACTAAAAATAGCTTGCTCACTGCTCAGTGCTGTTGAGCTGTTTGACTAAAGCAGAAAGGCTGTGCTAATGCCGCTGCCCCACCTCCCAAAAATTCCATCTCACTGTCTCGCATTGATTATGGAAGGGAAAGGAATGTTTCCCTTTCCTATAAATACAAATACCCTGCTCAGCTTTCACAACTCTGCCCACATCATGGGCTTGTGTTGTACACCCATTTAAGGCCAACGACCCTTGTTACTAGTATTTTTTCGACCGCCCCTTCTGCAAGATTCAAAATACAGtctcaaattttaaaaaccaaaGTTTAACCAAACCAAATCTGCagtttgatttttttaattaaccACGGTTTATGGTTCAATTTCAGTTCATGAAATCTTAAAACCTTCATTTTGGTTTGGTGTTCGATTTTGCCAGTAACCAAACCGAATTAAACTGATTACCCCCCTACTCTCGATAATGAAGCCAATAAATACGTTTCATGATAATCAAGCGATTCAAGCTGCCATTTATATCGCTGGCAATCTAGTATTTCATGACAgcacaaagcacattgaagttgactctcattttgtgagggatgttGTGTAAAAGAAGACGTGAGGACTCTGTGAAATCTATAGATCAATTAGGTAATGTTTTCATAGAACCTTTATTTAAGCCTGTCCTGTCTAATGGTTGTAACAAGCCAGGattaggtgatatttatacacctctaGCTTAAGGGGAAATGTTGAAATATAATATGTTATTAGGTAATTATTTTATACtcattaatatataagagggcagacaTGGAGCTGTAAGTAAGGCTCCAGGAGAACCGCCAACTGTTTTTTTCCCCCTCTACTCCTCTTTTCTTCATCTCTAACCCAAAGTGCTGtattttcttctttgattcttcaatttatttcagaTTTACAACAACAATAGtaatagaagaagaagaggaacatGACAATGACTGTAGGGAAGAAGCTTCAACTGGGGCAACAATGATtcgctttctctctctcaaaaaatcctttctactatttaattaaatagattAAGACTTAAGCAATCAGGGAAAGGATGCAAATAAAGGGAAGCTTTATCAACAAAAAGATTTGATTAGGTGGGATAATGGTGAAGGGTTTATTTAGGAGTTGAACTGACCATTGCCTTCAATTACTGTTAATAGTACTGTGTAACTGTACTCAAGGCTGCTCATAAGCACAGTAGAAAAATCATAGTACTGAAGTGTAAGCACTGTTCATGATTTCTGTACAATAACTGTTTGCAAAGGTGTTTTGGGGTTTCTTATTTCACTGAGTCTTATTTTGGGtctttattttttcattattcctggatttttattttgtttcatttaGTTCATTTCACGTGATCAAGATCACGgccttaaatttccacgaaattgtctaAATTTCCatccctcgaaatcaaaatggcagtctatttccatcttgcataatttccgtcgaaatctcaatgaatcatccaaaatttattgaaaactcaaaattttagcaaaacttgttgaaattttaactacacaatgaaatttcctcaaaatTAAAATGTGAGATTTAgtagtgaagtgaaatttctctcttaatttattttatttatttttatcaaaacaaatattattacaagttctttgaaattatatgaaaaaatatacttacagcaacattttatttaaccattcatgtctaaattatcattatttgtataataaataacatttaaattatttatgaatttcatttgtattaactgaatatgtttaatgtacatcatcttacaaatatgtttgatacacatactatattacaacttttccacctcatacacaacttTAACTTGCAATATATTAGTTCTAAAacatacattattatgtctattaactaTTTCGGAAGTTTCagtaaatattccatgttttattattgatttccgttattttttcaaatctaaattgaaattgacatcaaaatttctgtacttttaGAGCTCctaaatttgagttgaaatcgaaatttaagaccttgatcaAGATTAGCTTAGTTTCAACGGTCAATCGATTAATGTTGAGATTTAAGCTACCAAGAGGAATATATATAACCTCTGAACTAATTTTCTCTTGATATCTAATGAAAATATGCCTACATTTATTGTAAAACGTTCAAACCTAGAAACTAAGAGACTCTTCTTTCCTACGAGTGATTCCTAAAACCTACTAGGGTGATGCTAATAGCTTTTCTCTATATTCACTGTTATTTTCATTAATAACCCCCAAATCTGGTTTGAGTCCCTAATTTTCTAGCCTAATTCACCTATTCCCCAATTTCTTCCACAAACCATATCCTGAATCAATTTGCCCTAATTTCCTCTATTTGCCCTGCATCAAAAACAGTGGGGCTAATAATAACATGGAGCAGGACGAAATGGAGGAGCCGGTTGGGAGCTTGGATGCAATtgttggagagagagagggataaggTGCAGTTTTGTTTTACTTACTCATATGAAGATCACATGATCTCATGGACATTGAGCAATTTAGCTGCATTTGTTAGAAGTTCAGGGAACTATTTGCTCAAAGTAATGATTCGTGAAGTAAAATGCATCATCATGGATTAACTGTGCAGTAAAAAGACTGATTTATATCAATTTCAGGTTTTATTGAAAAACTCTCTAGGTACAATCCTTCCAAATAAACAATGCACAACATGTCAAGATTGGTGATCCAACTAGACAATTCATAGAACCACAGAAACTAAAGACAAAATAGCATAAAACAATTCCAAAGTTATTCACCTTCACAAAGGTTTCAGTTGGTGGGTTTACTTGGTCCACATTTTCAGAAGACTGCAAGAAACCTGATTCGTCAATGCAACTGGATGTTGTCATGTCCGAATGAAGCGGAAAGTCGGTGCTCGTAGCACTCGTAAAATGTGATGATGCAAATGGAATAGAAAACGATTCATTCTCACTGCCCACACTTCTCAGACTGGGCGCCCCGTTTTGAAGCATGAGAGATGAGTCTATATTAACACCAAACAAAAGATTGCTTTGTGGATCAGCAGCACCTTGGTATGCGGGGTACCCTCTACCAGGAAATGGGGCCAGCAAAGTAGCAAGTTCAGATACATTTGACTGTGGTGTTCCCATCTGCTCAACAGGGGGCAGTACACATTGTGCATCTCCAGGAGGAAGCTGTGGTTCCATCGCAACTTGCTTTGGTAACAAAGCAGAAGAAGGAATCATAGGCTTGGTTCCATTCAAATTATTTGGGTAGGATGCTCCATCCTGGGAAAATGATCCAATAAGGCTCTGCATGGGAGAAACATCAGTTGTGGTTATAGAGTTCCCAACAGAATCATGGAAGGAATGTGGTTGGCATGAGGAAACAATAGTCTGCAAAGATGGAGATTGCAACTGAGTGGCTGATGAAAATTGAGATAGAGAAGAGATTGCATTAGGGATATGTTGCTGATTAGCTAATTGTGAATGTAGTTGTTGGGATTGTTGAAATTGCTGCCGCTGTTGATGCGGTTGTTGCTGCTGATCATTGTATGAATGATGATGCTGCAACTGTTGCTGCAGAAGCTGAGACTGGGCCTGAGCCCGAGTGGAAACAGGATTTTGTTGGATGCTTTGAAGGAAGGTGTGTTGAGATTGGGACTGCTGCAAAATCTGCCGCTGAATAAGAGCAGCAGCCCCACTTGAGACATTTTGAGGTTGCTGAAACTGCAGAACAGATTGAGGTGCACATTTGGAAGGATCCACAGCCCTCATTTCTTGAAATGCAGCAGCTGCCATTGCTTGGTACATGTCAGGCTGTAGACCTATCATGGAAGCGTCAAGCCTGGGCTGCATCCAGGGTGTGACACCAAACCCTTGGAAATTTATAGACTGAAGGCCCTGATCTCCAACATCTCCACGAAGCCATGTCAGCGGAGAATTAAGGCTCATATCACCATCCTTGAGGGCTGAATTAGACAAATTAGGCAGATGAGGAAAACTGcttgatatttaaaatttgaatttcatatgtAACTTAAAAATAAGAAATGTGTGTTTCCCAGCCTTGTAGCAATTCACAAGCATACCATGAAAAGAGGGTATCCCAGATGGCCATGGTCGCTTCAGTCTGAGGGGGAATGGAGATGGGTACATTGGAAATGTTGTTAATGGTTCAATTTCCCACAAAGAAACTCTTGGCTGCCTCTCACCAGCAGTGGATTCATCCCAACCAACCTGCATCAGTAAGCGAAAACTTACACGATTAAGTTTCACATTTTACAATTAAACCAGAAAATTATAAGCAGCAGGTTAGCAAAATTTGATGATGCAAATCACTAAATGTGTTCAACCAACCTTAACTGAGCGCCAGTGTGAGTTTGGCCAGCGAACAGGATCCAAATCACTAATTCCAGTTATTGTTCCCATGTACCTGGTCATGCAATTATTAGTGTAAGCAAAATGTATTAAATTTACAAGTACCACTCCTTATGAGTTTTAATTGAAATATTAGAGGAAAAGGATAGAGCATAAATGTAATCCAAAACTTCTGCGCACAACATCAGAATGCAGACTTGGTTTTacccaaggaaaaaaaaaatcttatgtaaggtaaggctgcgtactatagacccattgtggtccaccccttccccaaaccccgcatacgcgggagctttgtgcaccgggctgccctttttcaACAAAAATGCAGAAACTCAAACAGTGTTTGAGAATATATATGACCAAGTTAGGCATGATGTGAGTGGGAAAAAGGTATGCTGCTTAATCAAGAACAATGTTAGCTCAAATGTGGATAGATGAAGAATACAGAAAGGTACTTGGGGCAATGCTTAGTCTGAATGAGGAATAGTGGGGCCAGGCCTGTACAACTTAAATAGAGTTTTTAATTAGAAGTTAGAATGTAACAAATACTTATAAATGCTATATGAACAAATTCACAACCATAGAAAATGAAGCAGAAGCAGTAAGCAAATATAAAAGCAAATGAGAGTCACATAGTAAACTGCAAAGCAACACAAATCATCATTCACACCTACATTGGCAAGatgtgcttagcgagggaggcaagtaggctatgTTTACAATAGCTAGTTGGTTTTATAATGACTAATGAACATtcaccctctcctaaagagctttctatgctattctcatTTTATAATTACTCCATTTACACCAAGGTATTATCCTACTCCAAAAATAAAACTTACACTACTATTTATGTGATGGTTATCCAGCTCATGCCCACAagataagcggtcacaagcaagcataatgccctaaacaagctttgCTTGCAAAAATGAGTCATGCAGTAAATTGTAAAGAAGCCCCAATTCATTATTCACACCTCTATAGACAACATGTGTTTAGCAACGGAGGCGCACACTTGCAAAATCTAGCAAGTTTTGCAATGATAGATGAACACTCATCCTCTCCTAAAGAGTTGTCTACGTTATTCTATATTTGGCACTCGGAAACATCAAAGTCATACTTTCCTTTTTGACTAAGGCATTATCCTAATCAAAGAATGAAACCTACACTACTATTTATATGACGGTTACCCATCCCAAGCTGTCACGCACCgactatttcacacctttgtgaaaggaccatgcggcgctagctaaagcactcttgtttagctaaccagcctatcgtttaccacaatTGATCCACGAAAaactttcattatcattcaatcaaataCCAACGGAAGCAATAAGCAATTATGAAAGCGACGGAGGTAAGTAGGCTAAACAAGTTGACAAtatctagtgagttttacaagttgatgaacactcaccctcccctaaagagctttctatgcaattctcactctggcaccaggaaacatcaaagtgaccaaagagacatactaccttatttggcataGAGAGAAACTGTTACAaaaaaataaacctacactagtatttacatgatgaaaacccatcccaaacacaagag
This region includes:
- the LOC131149063 gene encoding auxin response factor 6-like, producing the protein MRLSSSGFAPQQQEGEKKCLNSELWHACAGPLVSLPAVGSRVVYFPQGHSEQVAASTNKEVDAHIPNYPSLPSQLICQLHNVTMHADVETDEVYAQMTLQPLSPQEQKDVYLLPAELGTPSKQPTNYFCKTLTASDTSTHGGFSVPRRAAEKVFPPLDYSLQPPAQELIARDLHDNEWKFRHIFRGQPKRHLLTTGWSVFVSAKRLVAGDSVIFIWNEKNQLLLGIRRANRPQTVMPSSVLSSDSMHIGLLAAAAHAAATNSRFTIFYNPRASPSEFVIPLAKYAKAVYHTRVSVGMRFRMLFETEESSVRRYMGTITGISDLDPVRWPNSHWRSVKVGWDESTAGERQPRVSLWEIEPLTTFPMYPSPFPLRLKRPWPSGIPSFHALKDGDMSLNSPLTWLRGDVGDQGLQSINFQGFGVTPWMQPRLDASMIGLQPDMYQAMAAAAFQEMRAVDPSKCAPQSVLQFQQPQNVSSGAAALIQRQILQQSQSQHTFLQSIQQNPVSTRAQAQSQLLQQQLQHHHSYNDQQQQPHQQRQQFQQSQQLHSQLANQQHIPNAISSLSQFSSATQLQSPSLQTIVSSCQPHSFHDSVGNSITTTDVSPMQSLIGSFSQDGASYPNNLNGTKPMIPSSALLPKQVAMEPQLPPGDAQCVLPPVEQMGTPQSNVSELATLLAPFPGRGYPAYQGAADPQSNLLFGVNIDSSLMLQNGAPSLRSVGSENESFSIPFASSHFTSATSTDFPLHSDMTTSSCIDESGFLQSSENVDQVNPPTETFVKVHKSGSFGRSLDISKFSSYNELRSELARMFGLEGQLEDPQRSGWQLVFVDRENDALLLGDDPWPEFVNNVWYIKILSPLEVQQMGKEGLELTNSGPRSMPM